The window CAATTATTATTAGTCAAACGTCTGAGGTGATAATGTTGGAAAATTATAGAAATAGAATcctatttttataaatgtttaAATTTGGTAAGgtgatgtcaaaatattttgaatttattttagtATAAGATcacaaggaaaaaaaggttaattTAAGTGACTTTGTAccgtaataataatacatttagtTGTTATTAACCAGCATATTAATAGCAGGAAtaattcttctttaaaaaactgaatttgtttcCATTGTGTGGGAATTTTAATGCTTACTCCTTGAgattatacatatatctatatcttgatcatttttttccttaaaattaaattacattatCAACATTTATTTACTTTCCACTGAAAACACCCACAGCTTTTCTTCTGCGTATCATGACAGctgtattgaaaaagtacaactTCATTGTAGCAATATGGCTACTTTTttcttgtatgtatttttgtgagatttttttaagaaaaaaaacccatatgACCAACACCCATTTTCCCCCTCAATACCTAATGAAAAATGTCCCCTTACACAGACTCTTTCTTAGTCTTCTCATGAGGAAATCTCTTTAGTCTGCAAGCAAATAATATTTTCTCTGCTTGAACCTCCTCTCCCACACTACctgtgtgtgtgcaagtgtgtgtgtagaATGTGCGTCTTGTGACTTGCCACGTGTCAACAAAGGTGGCGCCAGCAGGCAATACGTGACTTTTACAAGGCTAGTACCTTGGGTCAGTGCTTTACTTGCATTCTAGTGGTCCCGTGTGGTgtacattttcagtgtttaactCAATAGAGCTGTTTGCGTCATGTCTCTGAACGAGAAGTGTCTTCTGTGACTTGGTCAAGTTTTAGCAAGTGGAATTCCATGAAAGGGAGCCATATGTTGATCTTTGTCTGTTGAGTGTCTGCATTGGATAAAAGTTATTGGCTCATTGTGAAATGTAGCAGAGATGAAGGTGACATTTTAGGTTAAAGGCATTGACAAATAGGCTCTTTCAAGACATCTTCAATGCTTTTCTTCTTAACATAGTCAATATTTGACTTTGCTGCTTCCTTCCTTGTGCAAACGGTGTGTTTGGTAGAATTATTTTAAAACCTTAAGTGTGTTGCGTTTGATGAATTACACTGTAtatttagaacaaaaaaaattacacattGTTATTATGCTATGTGttaaaattttccccaatttTGGAATAAGGCTATATTTTGAACTGTGTAAAAAAGTTGACTGCTGTTAATACTTTCTGATGATGAGTTTCTTCCACTGGATCATtgccaatgtaaaaaaaaaatctcagattATTTCCCCTTTATGTTTACTGCTTATTTTCTATTTCTCTGTAGAACTGTACAGAAACAAGATCTGAAATCAGCTGTCCATTCTCCAAGAATGGTAGGCACATTTGTTGTGGAAAGGTATACGTACCTTTTTGTATTGTACCATATTGCTCTTGAATTGTAATTTTATTGCTGCTTCTAGATGAGACAAAACCCATTTAATCGAGCTTCTCTGATTGGTGTTGAGCCTTCTGAAGAGTGCTTTGAGACAGGTAAGCACAGATTATTCAGTTAAATCTATCTGATTACAAACTTGTAAATTGTTCTTTTCCCCTTTCAGATCTCACCTTCCCTACAAATCAGAAAACGGGTCCTATCAGCCAGACGTCGGGGGACTCAATTACATCCGAGGGCTCTCCTATGACCTTGAGGCCTATCCCCAGAAAGAGAACATTCCTCTCAATCCGGACCCCCAGCCAATCAGACAGCAGCAGCACAGCCTGGGACCCTAGGGTGGCCCCTGCTCCAAGACCAAGCCTTCATCAGGGATCAAGTGGAAGCTCACACCGATCCAAGACCGAAGCCACAGTCCCGTCCCACCCAAATGCTTCTGCAGATATACCACAGCAGCCACCATGTGATGGCTCTCCTGTTATTTCTTGTTCAAGTCTGGATGGAAGAAAGACATCTTCTGTCACAGCAGAGACGTGAGTAGAAACCTTTGAAAACATCATCTTGGAAAACATATTTGATCATAATTCCCTAATCATTATTTGACAGAGCGACAGCACAGACTGCCAAAGACAATCCAACAATAGGAAAGCATCCAATGACAGAGGGGATACTAAAACATGATCCAGTGATTGGCAGCAGTGTGGTATCATCATTGAAGGAACCAGAATGGCAAAGAACTGGTAAGGCGAGATCATTGTAATTACCAGCCAATGACAACAATGAGTCGTCCTTCAATACTAATACTAACCTGCGCTTTAGCAAGACTAACGCTACCATCCTTATGGATATCATATCCCGCCTGGGTGGTAATCCTCTTTACTTTTAGGTGCAGAACCTCCAAAGTCCTATGATATCAAGTTTATCGAGTCGTCCGATCAGAAGAAACAGAAGAGGTCCCAAAAGAAGCACTCGTACAAGTTGACCAGCCCGGCTTCCAGTCCCACCTCCAATGACGAAGACTCTATCTTGAAAGTGCTGGACTGGTTCAACCGCAGCACTGACAGTAATGATTTGCTTGATGAAAAAGACAGCTCGGAGGTACCAAGGGATGCCCATAGACATTGTGAGACGAATGTGCTGGGAGGCGAGGAGATCATAAATAAAGATGTTGCAAGTATTGAGAAGAAGGAAGCAAGTGATTTTATGGCAGGTGAGTCAGAAGGAAGTTCCAAAAAGGTTATGGGGAATGCAAAAATTTATGAACAAAAAAGCAACAATATCTCCCTAATAGAATCTTTTTGGGAAAAAGGCCTCCAATACAAAACTATTACATCTGGAGCCAAACCAGAGATAAAAGGCGGAGATGAGAAGAAGCCAATTGGCAACTCTGGAGTTTTCAGTGGCAAAGTAACCTACGTCGCCAATGGAGTGGATGGAAATCAGGATCGTGGCGTGAAACATAATCAAGACTTTGACAGTTTCTACTCTGAAAACAATAGGACAAGTCCTCGAGAAGTTGAAAGAAAAGGTTCAGGTGACAAGCTATTATCTGTTGAGCAACAAGCACCAAATCCTCCTCTGCAGACCTATCCAGAGCTGAAAATATCTTCTTTAGACCAACCAGACACTCGTGACCAGTCCGTAGTGCCTCCAAGTCCAAATTCTGGAAAGAGCCGTGTGGCACAAAGCTCCCAATTTGGAGACTGCAAGACATGTGGAAATCATGCAGATGTTATCTGCAAAACACCCGGGACTTCCATTGAAGTACAGTCACCAAAAAGAAAAGACACAGATAGTTCTTATTCTCAAAGACAAAACCTTTCCCGGCAAGACAACACCGCAGAGAAGATCAAACAGCTCAAAAATTTCTGGGAGCAGGAGACAAGCAAGATGTGGTTTAACGGTGTTAAACCCAAAGCGATGCGAGGATCAATAATTAACAAGAGGTTCACAAAATCAGAGTTTGACTTGCGGAATATTGGCAACAATTCCGACAGCAATGGAGAAGACGCACATAGCAATTTGAATGATCTGCCCCCAAATCAGAAAATTGATAAAATCTTGCCGACACTTAGCAGTAGCCGAGCCCAATTCAACAGTCTGCTGGGTTTTTGGGATGACACCACCACGGACTCGAAGCCCAAAAGCCCCAAAAGACAAGTCAACAGTCCACAACCACCTCAACATTCCGCCGAGCCGGAAGCTCGTTGTTTGTCTCCCATTGAAAAATCCCTCGGTAGACAGATAGTTTCTCCATCAAAAGCAGCTAACGacaccccaaaaaaactgtcagagtTGGGTCCACAGAAAGAGCCCCAAAAGATCTTGAAAGACTCAAGTAGGGACGACAAAGCCGCGAGACCACCATTAACACCCTCTAAAGGTGTTCGTTCTCCCAGGAGAAAAAAGGAGAACTTCAGCCAATTAAGCAGTGGCGGCAAGTCTATGCGTCGATCTACTAGTATGTTCGCTCTTGTTGATCCAGAAGAAGCAAAGCTTAACATCCACGTCAGCCCCGTCCGTTCGCAAAGCAGGAAACAGAGTATTGACCACACTCGGAACATTAGACGAGGCTCGGAGGGCACCGAGACCCCTCTAGCGAGGGCATTCGTTCCCAGAGACTACAGCCACTACTTAGGAATGGCGGACAAGCAGGGCACCCCAGCTTCTGGGGAGGAGGTCGGCTTCGGCACGCCTGAGAGGACCAGTGCCCCCACTGGCTCGGAAGATCGAAGCTTCAAGAGGAACACCAAGATGAGTCCGCGCCACGTGTGGACAAATAACAGTGCAGATGCCGAGCCCGAGTCACCGATACACAGCACGTCTGAACCCTGGTCCAAATCAAGGAATTTCTTGAATTGTAAGTACTATTGATTATCCATTTTCTTTACTGCCTATCCTAATCAGTCCTGTAAATAGGAGCTGAAGTCTTTACAGGCAGCCTTCAGACAGCCTAAATTGGTCACCAGTAAATCTCAGTGCATACATAAAGCTGAACATTTCCATTGATAGCATTTCTAAAACAGAATTTAATCAATGTTGCCAAGACGGAGGTTATACAACTTCACCACACTGTCAGTGACTTCTGTAATTGCAGCCGAACATTGATTTAAGAACAAGCACTGCTCAGGAATTCCAGATAAATTTTCCTCACGTCGTGCACTTTGAactattcattttctatacggCTTATTCTGTTGTTGTCCACACGTGGAGCAATCTCTTTAAAAAGCTGGTCCTCAAAAAGGCAGTAGCCCTACTGGTCTGGAAAGAACATCCACAATATCACTGCTTAAAGTTCCTTCCTTCAGGTTGAAGATTTACTAGATTCCACTTGTACAGGATTCATAAGTACCGGAGACTTATTTTTCACTAGTGCAATAAAGTATATTGTTGCAtcagcctattttttttaatcattctgcCAGCTTTATAGGTCACATTTGGAatgtttacttttatttaaatatcTTAACTGTAAATCaaatgtatttgtgtgtttctatattttttttgtctcagagCTAAGTAATGTCTTTAGGATCAACCAAGTACCGAAAGGAACTGAACCATGCTTTGATTCCGGAACAGTTACTACATAAGCATGGACCAGTTCCTTTGCTCTACAGAAAAatatctctttttttcttccaaattagCCGTTTGCCTTCAAGTAAAATATTAAGTGacttaaagtcagaattctttAATGCTTTAGGAGTGACTGACATCTAGAGCCAGCACATGCAACTCCTCAATACAAAACTGCTGTTTGTCTTGGTGAGACTTAAATCAATGAAATTAGTGATCGGTGGTTCCTCTAAAACTGCAGTATCTAAAATGTTGTGTCAACTTGAGGTGGAGTTGTCATATTATTTGGATGAAAATGAAGTGACGACCCATTTTATGAAACATTTGTTCTACAAACATCGGACACCTTACTGTATCCGTGAgtttgtgtccgtgtgtgtgttaTCTCAGTTTGCTGAGCTTAGTCTTTTGTCAACACTCGCAGTCTTAGGCTCATGTTTGGCTTCTGGGCAGGGAAATATCTTCAGGCACATCAGTAATGCTAACAAATTATTTTATAACTCTTATTATTTTACAAAGTCAGCATGTTTTGAATTGCTTGAAATCATGTCTTGTATCATAGAGTATGATGATGTTTTACTTCCTGATTAATGGAGGTGATCATCAGAAAACAAGACTCATCTACTGCTCTTTTGTCAAGATCAGTCCACTCTAAaagtcttttgttacctttgaaaTGACTTTCTAGTAACCAATTAGCATCCCCATTTTTCCTTTGTCAGGGAAAGCTAATGGCGAGGAGGAAAGTCCCGTGAGAAAAGCATTGCGGCGGGCTGAAGCACGCCCTAAAGGTTTGGCTAAAAGCATGGAGGACCTGACAGGGTCTTCATCACCAAGTGAGTATTAACATCCTCACTTTCAGACGTTCATTCCTTTTGACTAGCCTTGCATGATTTCTCCCTCTATAGGacaagagaaaagaaaagagcAGAAGACTGAAATGAGGCGACCCTCTGATGGTAGTCATCTTAAAGGAGCGCCATTGTAAATAGGTAGCGCTAATATTTACACACTTTCTCCTCCAGTAGGCCCTTTGACGGCTCCTTCCTCTCCTTCGTTCTCAAACCAGGACCACCTGAAGAAGATAAGCAAGTCTGTCCCATTGTTTTTGCAAAAGGAGGTAAAAGGAGCAACATTTCTCTTCTGGCGTGTTCTGTATGCACAGCTTGCCTTGCATGATGCACCACCACATGTATGTTGCAGGATGACAACCACATTTACGAGGATATTTTCCACCATGGAATACAAATGATGGACTCTTCCTCTAATTCGGATTCTGTGTCATCTGTACGTCTCACTCACCGACTCACTCAATGCCGCTTCCACTAACACCTGGCTTCTAATACCACATTTCTAACAAATACGTTCCAGGGTGCAAAACTGTTGTAATTGTTAGGAATTACAGGAATCCATGATTATTATGAACTGACCAGTGTGCGTATCGGCTGGCAGTTGAGCGGGAGCGTGTTGACCATGTACAGCGGCGACTTGGGAAGCGTGGAGGTGCAAGGGAGCATCCAGTTCTCCATCAACTACGTGCAGAAGCTCAAGgagtttcacatctttgtgGCCCAGTGTCGAGACTTGGCAGCTGTTGACCCAAAGAGAGGCCGATCAGATCCGTGAGTATCTACTCTATCAACTCTTTGTCTGCCATTTAAACCAAAATTTAGAgataaagacaaaaatattcCAGCAACTTGAGCATGGTCACGGTTGGCTTTTATTATACATATACTACTATACGAATTGGAGGTTTGCTAAATGGCGCTGTAACGTGAGTCATTCAATGCTAGCATCCCAATTATAATTGGTTTGATGTCTATCAATgtgaatggcagtgaatgagataATAAGATCTTGTAGCTCTCGTTAGTGGAAATTCTCAGGGCTTAATTAAGTTCAATGTGTACTATTTCAGTTATTTCTGTGGTCTCCAaccattttcatattttggtcATGTTCTTGTGCAATTCCTCAATTGACAAAATGTGATATCAGAAGTCGCCAGCATTCCAATCTAAATCATATTTGGTGGATTGGTTCTTTCTTCCAGTCAAATGATAGCCAATTAAATCTTCTGTTGTAATCATCTTGCAAATTAAATTGAAGTCTTGATAAATTTCAGTcttataaaaacaacttttatCATCTTTCATCTTTAAACGGATGATGTTTTGAGTCATGTGTAACATCAAATGAACACACGATATTGACTGTACTCTTAAATCATGTTTAAGTAAATGGCATCCAGCCAAACTATTTTCCACTTATCCTTGTCTCTTTcgcattctttttttgttttgtttttgaatgttaTCTGCTATTTAACGCTACGCTGGCGAAGGAAAATTCAAATTTTGCAAGATCGTTTCTTGAAAATTCCAAGTGGTCTTGATAGGGAGCGTAATTTTTAGGCAAATTCTGTCAATATGC of the Stigmatopora argus isolate UIUO_Sarg chromosome 10, RoL_Sarg_1.0, whole genome shotgun sequence genome contains:
- the LOC144083652 gene encoding synaptotagmin-like protein 2; amino-acid sequence: MIDLSHLTEEERCIIMTVLRRDAHLKQAEEQRIRKLESVFSQVSPSDSKLKYLTGQWFYEAKSRRHMDKIHGSEIILASMKHRRTSEGSYRGERPRAPSSPSSDVDVPHKPARSFDTPLLEKTVQKQDLKSAVHSPRMMRQNPFNRASLIGVEPSEECFETDLTFPTNQKTGPISQTSGDSITSEGSPMTLRPIPRKRTFLSIRTPSQSDSSSTAWDPRVAPAPRPSLHQGSSGSSHRSKTEATVPSHPNASADIPQQPPCDGSPVISCSSLDGRKTSSVTAET
- the LOC144083236 gene encoding synaptotagmin-like protein 2 isoform X6, whose amino-acid sequence is MTEGILKHDPVIGSSVVSSLKEPEWQRTGAEPPKSYDIKFIESSDQKKQKRSQKKHSYKLTSPASSPTSNDEDSILKVLDWFNRSTDSNDLLDEKDSSEVPRDAHRHCETNVLGGEEIINKDVASIEKKEASDFMAGKANGEEESPVRKALRRAEARPKGLAKSMEDLTGSSSPRQEKRKEQKTEMRRPSDVGPLTAPSSPSFSNQDHLKKISKSVPLFLQKEDDNHIYEDIFHHGIQMMDSSSNSDSVSSLSGSVLTMYSGDLGSVEVQGSIQFSINYVQKLKEFHIFVAQCRDLAAVDPKRGRSDPYVKSYLVPDKIHLGKKKTSVKKKTLNPTFNEILRYRVGIDYLRTQTLILSVWHHDTFGRNNFLGEVDMDLSKWNFDHTHMNDLALRPRTTLAHSTGRGEMRLAIRFLPKAVPTEVKEAPTTGEIHIWVKECKSLPLIRATIDPYVKCFVLPDTSRRSRQKTRVLRRTTDPVFNHTMVYDGIREIDLTEACVELTVWDRDKLASNLLGGLRLGAGTGKSYGSPVDWMDSTADEVALWNQMVGNPNEWAESTLPLRMLSSVKTASK
- the LOC144083236 gene encoding uncharacterized protein LOC144083236 isoform X5, translating into MTEGILKHDPVIGSSVVSSLKEPEWQRTGAEPPKSYDIKFIESSDQKKQKRSQKKHSYKLTSPASSPTSNDEDSILKVLDWFNRSTDSNDLLDEKDSSEVPRDAHRHCETNVLGGEEIINKDVASIEKKEASDFMAGESEGSSKKVMGNAKIYEQKSNNISLIESFWEKGLQYKTITSGAKPEIKGGDEKKPIGNSGVFSGKVTYVANGVDGNQDRGVKHNQDFDSFYSENNRTSPREVERKGSGDKLLSVEQQAPNPPLQTYPELKISSLDQPDTRDQSVVPPSPNSGKSRVAQSSQFGDCKTCGNHADVICKTPGTSIEVQSPKRKDTDSSYSQRQNLSRQDNTAEKIKQLKNFWEQETSKMWFNGVKPKAMRGSIINKRFTKSEFDLRNIGNNSDSNGEDAHSNLNDLPPNQKIDKILPTLSSSRAQFNSLLGFWDDTTTDSKPKSPKRQVNSPQPPQHSAEPEARCLSPIEKSLGRQIVSPSKAANDTPKKLSELGPQKEPQKILKDSSRDDKAARPPLTPSKGVRSPRRKKENFSQLSSGGKSMRRSTSMFALVDPEEAKLNIHVSPVRSQSRKQSIDHTRNIRRGSEGTETPLARAFVPRDYSHYLGMADKQGTPASGEEVGFGTPERTSAPTGSEDRSFKRNTKMSPRHVWTNNSADAEPESPIHSTSEPWSKSRNFLNWKANGEEESPVRKALRRAEARPKGLAKSMEDLTGSSSPRQEKRKEQKTEMRRPSDGPLTAPSSPSFSNQDHLKKISKSVPLFLQKELSGSVLTMYSGDLGSVEVQGSIQFSINYVQKLKEFHIFVAQCRDLAAVDPKRGRSDPYVKSYLVPDKIHLGKKKTSVKKKTLNPTFNEILRYRVGIDYLRTQTLILSVWHHDTFGRNNFLGEVDMDLSKWNFDHTHMNDLALRPRTTLAHSTGRGEMRLAIRFLPKAVPTEVKEAPTTGEIHIWVKECKSLPLIRATIDPYVKCFVLPDTSRRSRQKTRVLRRTTDPVFNHTMVYDGIREIDLTEACVELTVWDRDKLASNLLGGLRLGAGTGKSYGSPVDWMDSTADEVALWNQMVGNPNEWAESTLPLRMLSSVKTASK
- the LOC144083236 gene encoding uncharacterized protein LOC144083236 isoform X4; this encodes MTEGILKHDPVIGSSVVSSLKEPEWQRTGAEPPKSYDIKFIESSDQKKQKRSQKKHSYKLTSPASSPTSNDEDSILKVLDWFNRSTDSNDLLDEKDSSEVPRDAHRHCETNVLGGEEIINKDVASIEKKEASDFMAGESEGSSKKVMGNAKIYEQKSNNISLIESFWEKGLQYKTITSGAKPEIKGGDEKKPIGNSGVFSGKVTYVANGVDGNQDRGVKHNQDFDSFYSENNRTSPREVERKGSGDKLLSVEQQAPNPPLQTYPELKISSLDQPDTRDQSVVPPSPNSGKSRVAQSSQFGDCKTCGNHADVICKTPGTSIEVQSPKRKDTDSSYSQRQNLSRQDNTAEKIKQLKNFWEQETSKMWFNGVKPKAMRGSIINKRFTKSEFDLRNIGNNSDSNGEDAHSNLNDLPPNQKIDKILPTLSSSRAQFNSLLGFWDDTTTDSKPKSPKRQVNSPQPPQHSAEPEARCLSPIEKSLGRQIVSPSKAANDTPKKLSELGPQKEPQKILKDSSRDDKAARPPLTPSKGVRSPRRKKENFSQLSSGGKSMRRSTSMFALVDPEEAKLNIHVSPVRSQSRKQSIDHTRNIRRGSEGTETPLARAFVPRDYSHYLGMADKQGTPASGEEVGFGTPERTSAPTGSEDRSFKRNTKMSPRHVWTNNSADAEPESPIHSTSEPWSKSRNFLNWKANGEEESPVRKALRRAEARPKGLAKSMEDLTGSSSPRQEKRKEQKTEMRRPSDVGPLTAPSSPSFSNQDHLKKISKSVPLFLQKELSGSVLTMYSGDLGSVEVQGSIQFSINYVQKLKEFHIFVAQCRDLAAVDPKRGRSDPYVKSYLVPDKIHLGKKKTSVKKKTLNPTFNEILRYRVGIDYLRTQTLILSVWHHDTFGRNNFLGEVDMDLSKWNFDHTHMNDLALRPRTTLAHSTGRGEMRLAIRFLPKAVPTEVKEAPTTGEIHIWVKECKSLPLIRATIDPYVKCFVLPDTSRRSRQKTRVLRRTTDPVFNHTMVYDGIREIDLTEACVELTVWDRDKLASNLLGGLRLGAGTGKSYGSPVDWMDSTADEVALWNQMVGNPNEWAESTLPLRMLSSVKTASK
- the LOC144083236 gene encoding uncharacterized protein LOC144083236 isoform X1, which translates into the protein MTEGILKHDPVIGSSVVSSLKEPEWQRTGAEPPKSYDIKFIESSDQKKQKRSQKKHSYKLTSPASSPTSNDEDSILKVLDWFNRSTDSNDLLDEKDSSEVPRDAHRHCETNVLGGEEIINKDVASIEKKEASDFMAGESEGSSKKVMGNAKIYEQKSNNISLIESFWEKGLQYKTITSGAKPEIKGGDEKKPIGNSGVFSGKVTYVANGVDGNQDRGVKHNQDFDSFYSENNRTSPREVERKGSGDKLLSVEQQAPNPPLQTYPELKISSLDQPDTRDQSVVPPSPNSGKSRVAQSSQFGDCKTCGNHADVICKTPGTSIEVQSPKRKDTDSSYSQRQNLSRQDNTAEKIKQLKNFWEQETSKMWFNGVKPKAMRGSIINKRFTKSEFDLRNIGNNSDSNGEDAHSNLNDLPPNQKIDKILPTLSSSRAQFNSLLGFWDDTTTDSKPKSPKRQVNSPQPPQHSAEPEARCLSPIEKSLGRQIVSPSKAANDTPKKLSELGPQKEPQKILKDSSRDDKAARPPLTPSKGVRSPRRKKENFSQLSSGGKSMRRSTSMFALVDPEEAKLNIHVSPVRSQSRKQSIDHTRNIRRGSEGTETPLARAFVPRDYSHYLGMADKQGTPASGEEVGFGTPERTSAPTGSEDRSFKRNTKMSPRHVWTNNSADAEPESPIHSTSEPWSKSRNFLNWKANGEEESPVRKALRRAEARPKGLAKSMEDLTGSSSPRQEKRKEQKTEMRRPSDVGPLTAPSSPSFSNQDHLKKISKSVPLFLQKEDDNHIYEDIFHHGIQMMDSSSNSDSVSSLSGSVLTMYSGDLGSVEVQGSIQFSINYVQKLKEFHIFVAQCRDLAAVDPKRGRSDPYVKSYLVPDKIHLGKKKTSVKKKTLNPTFNEILRYRVGIDYLRTQTLILSVWHHDTFGRNNFLGEVDMDLSKWNFDHTHMNDLALRPRTTLAHSTGRGEMRLAIRFLPKAVPTEVKEAPTTGEIHIWVKECKSLPLIRATIDPYVKCFVLPDTSRRSRQKTRVLRRTTDPVFNHTMVYDGIREIDLTEACVELTVWDRDKLASNLLGGLRLGAGTGKSYGSPVDWMDSTADEVALWNQMVGNPNEWAESTLPLRMLSSVKTASK
- the LOC144083236 gene encoding uncharacterized protein LOC144083236 isoform X3, encoding MTEGILKHDPVIGSSVVSSLKEPEWQRTGAEPPKSYDIKFIESSDQKKQKRSQKKHSYKLTSPASSPTSNDEDSILKVLDWFNRSTDSNDLLDEKDSSEVPRDAHRHCETNVLGGEEIINKDVASIEKKEASDFMAESFWEKGLQYKTITSGAKPEIKGGDEKKPIGNSGVFSGKVTYVANGVDGNQDRGVKHNQDFDSFYSENNRTSPREVERKGSGDKLLSVEQQAPNPPLQTYPELKISSLDQPDTRDQSVVPPSPNSGKSRVAQSSQFGDCKTCGNHADVICKTPGTSIEVQSPKRKDTDSSYSQRQNLSRQDNTAEKIKQLKNFWEQETSKMWFNGVKPKAMRGSIINKRFTKSEFDLRNIGNNSDSNGEDAHSNLNDLPPNQKIDKILPTLSSSRAQFNSLLGFWDDTTTDSKPKSPKRQVNSPQPPQHSAEPEARCLSPIEKSLGRQIVSPSKAANDTPKKLSELGPQKEPQKILKDSSRDDKAARPPLTPSKGVRSPRRKKENFSQLSSGGKSMRRSTSMFALVDPEEAKLNIHVSPVRSQSRKQSIDHTRNIRRGSEGTETPLARAFVPRDYSHYLGMADKQGTPASGEEVGFGTPERTSAPTGSEDRSFKRNTKMSPRHVWTNNSADAEPESPIHSTSEPWSKSRNFLNWKANGEEESPVRKALRRAEARPKGLAKSMEDLTGSSSPRQEKRKEQKTEMRRPSDVGPLTAPSSPSFSNQDHLKKISKSVPLFLQKEDDNHIYEDIFHHGIQMMDSSSNSDSVSSLSGSVLTMYSGDLGSVEVQGSIQFSINYVQKLKEFHIFVAQCRDLAAVDPKRGRSDPYVKSYLVPDKIHLGKKKTSVKKKTLNPTFNEILRYRVGIDYLRTQTLILSVWHHDTFGRNNFLGEVDMDLSKWNFDHTHMNDLALRPRTTLAHSTGRGEMRLAIRFLPKAVPTEVKEAPTTGEIHIWVKECKSLPLIRATIDPYVKCFVLPDTSRRSRQKTRVLRRTTDPVFNHTMVYDGIREIDLTEACVELTVWDRDKLASNLLGGLRLGAGTGKSYGSPVDWMDSTADEVALWNQMVGNPNEWAESTLPLRMLSSVKTASK
- the LOC144083236 gene encoding uncharacterized protein LOC144083236 isoform X2; the protein is MTEGILKHDPVIGSSVVSSLKEPEWQRTGAEPPKSYDIKFIESSDQKKQKRSQKKHSYKLTSPASSPTSNDEDSILKVLDWFNRSTDSNDLLDEKDSSEVPRDAHRHCETNVLGGEEIINKDVASIEKKEASDFMAGESEGSSKKVMGNAKIYEQKSNNISLIESFWEKGLQYKTITSGAKPEIKGGDEKKPIGNSGVFSGKVTYVANGVDGNQDRGVKHNQDFDSFYSENNRTSPREVERKGSGDKLLSVEQQAPNPPLQTYPELKISSLDQPDTRDQSVVPPSPNSGKSRVAQSSQFGDCKTCGNHADVICKTPGTSIEVQSPKRKDTDSSYSQRQNLSRQDNTAEKIKQLKNFWEQETSKMWFNGVKPKAMRGSIINKRFTKSEFDLRNIGNNSDSNGEDAHSNLNDLPPNQKIDKILPTLSSSRAQFNSLLGFWDDTTTDSKPKSPKRQVNSPQPPQHSAEPEARCLSPIEKSLGRQIVSPSKAANDTPKKLSELGPQKEPQKILKDSSRDDKAARPPLTPSKGVRSPRRKKENFSQLSSGGKSMRRSTSMFALVDPEEAKLNIHVSPVRSQSRKQSIDHTRNIRRGSEGTETPLARAFVPRDYSHYLGMADKQGTPASGEEVGFGTPERTSAPTGSEDRSFKRNTKMSPRHVWTNNSADAEPESPIHSTSEPWSKSRNFLNWKANGEEESPVRKALRRAEARPKGLAKSMEDLTGSSSPRQEKRKEQKTEMRRPSDGPLTAPSSPSFSNQDHLKKISKSVPLFLQKEDDNHIYEDIFHHGIQMMDSSSNSDSVSSLSGSVLTMYSGDLGSVEVQGSIQFSINYVQKLKEFHIFVAQCRDLAAVDPKRGRSDPYVKSYLVPDKIHLGKKKTSVKKKTLNPTFNEILRYRVGIDYLRTQTLILSVWHHDTFGRNNFLGEVDMDLSKWNFDHTHMNDLALRPRTTLAHSTGRGEMRLAIRFLPKAVPTEVKEAPTTGEIHIWVKECKSLPLIRATIDPYVKCFVLPDTSRRSRQKTRVLRRTTDPVFNHTMVYDGIREIDLTEACVELTVWDRDKLASNLLGGLRLGAGTGKSYGSPVDWMDSTADEVALWNQMVGNPNEWAESTLPLRMLSSVKTASK